DNA sequence from the Geminocystis sp. M7585_C2015_104 genome:
CAGAGGCAAACATCTTGGCGGTGATGGTGGGGCGGATGGATTGAGCTAAACTCTCCAGACTGGCCAATTCCTTCTGTTTCACCTGTTCCTGTCTGAGGGCAGCCAATTTATCTATGTATTGTTGCCGCTCTATGGCTAGACGCAGGGCATATACCAGGGAGTTGGAATCCAACTCGTCTCTACGGATATAACCATTTGCCCCCATCTGGAAGGCACGCACGATGACACTCTCATCCTCTGACTCTATTTGCACAATGGTGGGTATGTCCGGGAAATTTTCCCTGATCCTAAAAAGGGATTCAAACCCCTTGGCATCCGGCAAAGTCAAGTCTAAGACAATGGCGGCAAATTCCTTTTCTCTTTTCTTTAGTGTTTCTATAGCTTCTCCTAGTGTTGTCACATGACACGACTGGAATCTTATTCCCTTGGAGATGGACAGATTCTGGGAATTGGACAGCAACGCCTCTATTTTCTGGGCATTCACCGCCTCGTCTTCCACCAGTAATATCTCATATATGTCGTTCGGCATAATCCCAGGGCGGGAGAAGTCCCCCTTACCGCTACTTAATCCTTAATTTTTTTGTACAATTTGGCCGATTAGTGGTATAATTGCACGTCCTATCTCTAAACTACCACAAATTTCCCTCTCGGGGACTGTTTATCTCCCATTTTAAAAAACCGATAACCACCGTCACCCCCCCTGATGAAGGGCCTTTAATTGTATACCTAATTTAACTTGTCTGCCCCACCAGACCAAGTTTTATCTCCCCATTGTAGCGGCTAAATTCCCCTCAATATTGTCTTTTTCTACCTCCCCCAACGGTGACATGTATCATATAAGACTTAAATCTAGCGCCTTTTCTGCAAATCCCAATTCACCACTCAACCCCGTCACCCAACAGTGTCTCTACAGGTCTTGTGTTAGTCTTCCGTATCTTGCTTTACCAGTATATACCACACGTTCATAAATTGACAGACAGTATGTTTTTTGGCAATCGGTGTCCTAACACAA
Encoded proteins:
- a CDS encoding response regulator transcription factor, which produces MPNDIYEILLVEDEAVNAQKIEALLSNSQNLSISKGIRFQSCHVTTLGEAIETLKKREKEFAAIVLDLTLPDAKGFESLFRIRENFPDIPTIVQIESEDESVIVRAFQMGANGYIRRDELDSNSLVYALRLAIERQQYIDKLAALRQEQVKQKELASLESLAQSIRPTITAKMFASDALKDAVPDVFAELTAKYAELLELSLEQRALKVDYNIPEQLRQLAAKLGFFKASPRDVVDIHTKALRDKCQNVNLAKVQAYVDEGRLRLLELMGYLTSYYRKYYIGLSNLTLLSSPDFDEF